A window of Jannaschia sp. M317 contains these coding sequences:
- the cobS gene encoding adenosylcobinamide-GDP ribazoletransferase has product MSLKSDLISALMLLTRLPVRGTPTPVAARAAWAWPLAGLAVAVPAGALGWGALALGLPSGFAAALTLAALVMATGALHEDGLADLADGFWGGFDRDRRLAIMRDSRIGAYGVIALVLSLLARWLLLVEAAAEGALLPVVIVAAMASRAPMTALMRWLPPARTDGLSRASGVPDARGCTVALAIAALVLLSQGIVLALLAAAFGGAVVLGLARIAQAKIGGQTGDVLGASQQLCEIAILAALVAR; this is encoded by the coding sequence ATGTCTTTGAAATCCGACCTGATCTCGGCCCTGATGCTGCTGACGCGCCTGCCGGTGCGGGGGACACCGACGCCGGTGGCCGCTCGGGCCGCCTGGGCCTGGCCGCTGGCCGGGTTGGCGGTTGCGGTGCCTGCCGGTGCGCTGGGCTGGGGCGCGCTGGCGCTGGGTCTGCCGTCCGGCTTTGCCGCGGCACTGACGCTGGCGGCATTGGTCATGGCGACCGGGGCCTTGCACGAAGACGGATTGGCGGATCTGGCCGACGGGTTCTGGGGCGGGTTTGACCGAGACCGGCGCCTGGCCATCATGCGCGACAGCAGGATCGGGGCCTACGGGGTGATCGCGCTGGTTCTGTCGCTGTTGGCGCGCTGGCTGTTGCTGGTCGAAGCGGCTGCAGAAGGCGCGTTGCTGCCGGTCGTGATCGTCGCGGCGATGGCCAGTCGCGCCCCGATGACGGCGCTGATGCGGTGGCTGCCGCCCGCGCGCACCGATGGGCTGAGTCGCGCCAGCGGTGTGCCCGACGCGCGCGGCTGCACCGTGGCCCTGGCGATTGCGGCCCTGGTGTTGCTGTCGCAGGGCATCGTCCTTGCCCTGCTGGCCGCAGCCTTTGGCGGGGCTGTCGTGCTGGGACTTGCCCGGATCGCGCAGGCCAAGATCGGCGGCCAGACCGGCGATGTTCTGGGGGCGTCGCAGCAACTGTGCGAAATTGCCATTCTCGCGGCGCTGGTCGCGCGTTAG
- a CDS encoding molecular chaperone DjiA: protein MTLWQRILEALARLAPGERLSALFEQLRAPPERSVAFTIAVIALSAKMAKADGTVTRDEVMAFRAIFTIPPEELENAARVFDLARTDVAGFEDYARRIAAMFDDDSEVLRDLMEGLFQIAMADGAYHPAEDDFLLRVAQIFGLAEREFRALRTRFVPGADPDCYDVLGVTPDTPLDEIRAAWRKKVRDTHPDRMIARGLPEEAVKMAEKRLIAINRAWERIQAGTA from the coding sequence ATGACCCTTTGGCAACGCATATTGGAGGCGCTGGCCCGCCTCGCCCCCGGAGAACGGCTGTCGGCCCTGTTCGAACAGCTGCGCGCCCCGCCCGAACGCTCTGTCGCCTTTACCATCGCCGTCATCGCGCTGTCGGCCAAGATGGCCAAGGCGGATGGCACCGTGACGCGGGATGAGGTCATGGCCTTTCGCGCGATTTTCACGATCCCCCCCGAAGAGCTGGAGAACGCTGCGCGTGTTTTTGATCTGGCCCGCACCGATGTGGCCGGGTTCGAGGACTATGCCCGGCGCATCGCCGCGATGTTCGATGACGATTCGGAGGTGCTGCGCGACCTGATGGAGGGCCTGTTCCAGATCGCCATGGCCGATGGGGCCTATCACCCGGCCGAAGACGACTTTCTGCTGCGCGTGGCGCAGATCTTTGGCCTGGCCGAGCGGGAATTTCGGGCCCTGCGCACACGGTTCGTGCCGGGTGCGGATCCCGATTGTTATGACGTGCTGGGCGTGACCCCCGACACGCCGCTGGACGAAATCCGCGCCGCCTGGCGCAAAAAGGTGCGCGACACCCATCCCGACCGGATGATCGCGCGCGGCCTGCCGGAGGAAGCCGTGAAGATGGCCGAGAAGCGTCTGATCGCCATCAATCGCGCCTGGGAACGGATCCAGGCAGGCACCGCGTGA
- a CDS encoding endonuclease/exonuclease/phosphatase family protein: MTDPRGFRFVTWNVEWFDRLVDDAGGLRHENGWSARYQVTKARQLDAIAGVLRWIDADAVLVVEAPDTSHRRSGMAALETFAEWAGLRAGRALIGFANDTRQEIALIYDPARVTARHAPGDNAEAPRFDQVFGFDLDSDLRAERLVWSKPPLEVDLTLADGRALHLIGVHAKSKAPHGAVDAADELRLNILNRRKQLAQCIWLRRRVDQRLAEGRSLIVAGDFNDGPGLDRFEGLFGRSGVEIVLGDGATALHDPSAHAPRLGAASPHTARFWDNTNKRYLNALLDFAMVSPDLRDGATWRILHPHDSVEALRDAQLRADLLDASDHFPVVLDLPPG; this comes from the coding sequence GTGACCGACCCGCGCGGGTTTCGGTTCGTCACCTGGAACGTCGAGTGGTTCGACCGCCTGGTGGATGATGCCGGTGGCCTGCGCCACGAAAACGGCTGGTCCGCCCGCTATCAGGTGACAAAGGCCCGACAGCTTGATGCAATCGCAGGTGTGCTGCGCTGGATCGACGCCGATGCGGTGTTGGTGGTCGAGGCACCGGACACCTCGCACCGCCGCTCTGGCATGGCGGCCTTGGAAACCTTTGCCGAATGGGCCGGGCTGCGGGCCGGGCGCGCCTTGATCGGCTTTGCCAATGACACCCGGCAGGAAATCGCGCTGATTTACGATCCTGCCCGCGTGACCGCACGCCACGCCCCGGGCGACAACGCCGAGGCCCCCCGCTTTGATCAGGTGTTCGGCTTCGATTTGGACAGTGACCTGCGGGCCGAGCGGCTGGTCTGGTCGAAACCACCGCTTGAGGTGGATCTGACCCTGGCCGACGGGCGCGCGCTGCATCTGATCGGGGTCCATGCCAAGTCAAAGGCCCCCCACGGCGCAGTCGATGCAGCCGATGAACTGCGGCTCAACATCCTGAACCGACGCAAGCAATTGGCGCAATGCATCTGGCTGCGACGGCGCGTTGATCAGCGGCTTGCCGAAGGGCGCAGCCTGATCGTCGCCGGGGATTTCAACGATGGCCCCGGTCTGGACCGCTTCGAGGGATTGTTCGGACGGTCCGGCGTGGAAATCGTGCTGGGCGACGGGGCGACGGCGCTGCACGATCCCTCGGCCCATGCGCCCCGGCTGGGGGCAGCCAGCCCGCATACCGCGCGGTTTTGGGACAATACCAACAAACGCTATCTGAACGCCTTGCTGGATTTCGCCATGGTTAGCCCAGACTTACGCGATGGGGCAACCTGGCGCATCCTGCATCCTCATGACAGCGTCGAGGCGTTGCGCGATGCGCAACTGCGCGCCGATTTGCTGGATGCATCGGACCACTTTCCGGTCGTGCTTGACCTGCCGCCGGGCTGA
- a CDS encoding phosphatidylcholine/phosphatidylserine synthase, whose translation MWPRTRALSVHLLTATGAVFAMFSLLAAVEANWSWMFLWLLAALVVDGVDGPLARRWDVTLHAARFDGVLLDLIIDYLTYVFIPAYALYASGLVPGWAGWGMLTVIPFASALYFADTRMKTPDASFEGFPGCWNMVALVVFVLQPNPWLTFLGSLVLAAAMFLPIRFVHPVRTAQWRPLTLIVTFAWMILAFVAAWGEFGLSGGWAWAFGLTSVYLLLAGAVQQVLGRGV comes from the coding sequence ATGTGGCCCCGCACCCGCGCTCTCTCCGTTCATCTGCTGACCGCCACCGGCGCGGTCTTTGCCATGTTCTCGCTGCTGGCCGCGGTCGAGGCGAATTGGTCCTGGATGTTCCTGTGGTTGCTTGCGGCGCTGGTGGTGGACGGGGTCGATGGCCCGCTGGCGCGGCGCTGGGACGTGACGTTGCATGCGGCGCGATTCGACGGTGTGCTGCTGGACCTGATCATCGATTACCTGACCTATGTCTTCATTCCGGCCTATGCGCTCTATGCTTCGGGCTTGGTGCCGGGCTGGGCGGGCTGGGGCATGCTGACGGTGATCCCCTTCGCCTCGGCGCTGTATTTCGCGGACACGCGGATGAAGACGCCGGACGCCAGCTTCGAGGGGTTCCCCGGATGCTGGAACATGGTCGCGCTGGTGGTGTTCGTGTTGCAGCCGAACCCCTGGCTGACCTTCTTGGGCAGTCTGGTGCTGGCGGCGGCGATGTTCTTGCCGATCCGGTTCGTCCACCCGGTCCGCACAGCGCAGTGGCGGCCCCTGACGTTGATCGTGACATTCGCCTGGATGATCCTGGCCTTTGTGGCGGCCTGGGGGGAATTTGGTCTGTCCGGGGGCTGGGCCTGGGCCTTTGGTCTGACCTCGGTCTACCTGCTGTTGGCGGGCGCGGTGCAACAGGTGCTGGGCCGGGGCGTCTAG
- a CDS encoding SDR family oxidoreductase, protein MTKALILGGYGLIGAACLRALRDAGVQVVGLGRSATAAARVDPDGDWLFADMARMTVADWQDALAGVDVVVNAAGALQDSGRDDLAGVHSTAPERLVTALEGSGVRVIQISAVGVSAQADTAFYRTKARGDAAVRGYDGPWVILHPGLVLASAAYGGTALLRAAAALPGIVPQVYPRTRIQTVAMADLTQAVILCAQGAIPSGTEADLVEPEAHSLPRITRHLRRWLGLPPARLSVPMPAPLLSLIGRGADALAWLGWRSPLRSTALRVLATDVTGDPGPWAAAGGPPCRSLADTLRSLPATVQDRWFARLWPLLPLSIAVLSLFWLTSGAVGLWQWAAAAEVLTARGTSPGVALAAVVGGGLADVALGLAILWRRWARAACVGMAILATAYLLGGTILTPDLWSDPLGPFTKILPAILLPLMTAAMLEDR, encoded by the coding sequence ATGACCAAGGCCCTGATCCTGGGCGGCTACGGATTGATCGGGGCCGCCTGCCTGCGCGCACTGCGCGACGCGGGGGTGCAGGTCGTGGGCCTTGGGCGATCTGCCACGGCGGCGGCGCGGGTCGATCCTGACGGCGATTGGCTGTTCGCGGATATGGCACGGATGACCGTGGCCGATTGGCAGGACGCGCTGGCCGGGGTGGACGTGGTGGTCAATGCCGCCGGAGCCCTGCAGGACAGCGGCCGTGACGATCTGGCCGGCGTGCATTCCACCGCACCCGAACGATTGGTCACCGCGCTGGAGGGATCGGGCGTGCGGGTGATCCAGATCTCGGCCGTCGGCGTCTCGGCGCAGGCGGACACCGCGTTTTACCGCACCAAGGCCCGCGGTGATGCCGCCGTACGCGGGTATGACGGACCCTGGGTGATCCTGCACCCGGGCCTTGTGCTGGCGTCTGCCGCCTATGGCGGAACGGCGTTGTTGCGGGCGGCGGCGGCCTTGCCGGGCATCGTCCCGCAGGTTTACCCCCGGACCCGCATCCAGACCGTCGCCATGGCGGACCTGACCCAAGCAGTCATTCTGTGCGCCCAGGGTGCGATCCCGTCGGGAACCGAGGCAGATCTGGTCGAGCCCGAGGCCCATTCCCTGCCCCGGATCACAAGGCACCTGCGCAGGTGGCTGGGCCTGCCCCCCGCACGCCTGTCTGTGCCCATGCCTGCCCCGCTGCTGTCGCTGATCGGGCGCGGGGCCGATGCCTTGGCCTGGCTTGGCTGGCGGTCGCCCCTGCGCAGCACGGCGCTGCGCGTCCTGGCCACAGACGTGACAGGCGATCCGGGCCCGTGGGCGGCGGCAGGCGGGCCGCCGTGCCGGTCGTTGGCGGATACGCTCCGCTCGCTGCCCGCCACGGTCCAGGATCGGTGGTTCGCCCGCCTTTGGCCCCTGCTGCCCCTCTCCATCGCGGTCCTGTCGCTGTTCTGGCTGACCTCGGGCGCGGTAGGGCTTTGGCAGTGGGCAGCGGCGGCCGAGGTTCTGACCGCGCGCGGCACCTCGCCCGGCGTGGCCCTTGCGGCGGTCGTCGGAGGCGGCCTGGCGGATGTGGCCTTGGGGCTTGCGATCCTGTGGCGCCGCTGGGCGCGGGCGGCCTGCGTCGGCATGGCCATCCTGGCCACCGCCTACCTGCTGGGCGGGACGATCCTGACGCCCGACCTCTGGTCCGACCCGCTGGGCCCCTTCACCAAGATCCTGCCCGCGATCCTTCTGCCGTTGATGACCGCCGCGATGCTGGAGGACCGATGA
- a CDS encoding DUF2269 domain-containing protein — protein sequence MTHDLLLYAHVIGATVLLGTGAGIAFFMLMSHRSGDAALVAHVAGIVVIADLVFTATAAIAQPVTGTALAILAGWPLTSGWVAWSLVLYVVVGAFWLPVVWIQLRMRDLARAARDKGTALPRAYHRLFRIWFACGVPAFVAVLTIVWLMVTKPVV from the coding sequence ATGACCCACGACCTGCTGCTGTATGCCCATGTCATCGGCGCGACGGTCCTTTTGGGTACGGGGGCGGGTATCGCATTTTTCATGCTGATGTCCCACAGGTCCGGCGATGCGGCCCTGGTCGCGCATGTGGCGGGGATCGTGGTGATCGCGGACCTGGTGTTTACCGCGACGGCAGCCATCGCACAGCCGGTCACCGGCACCGCCTTGGCCATTCTGGCCGGCTGGCCGCTGACCTCGGGCTGGGTGGCGTGGTCGCTGGTTCTCTATGTCGTCGTGGGGGCGTTCTGGCTGCCGGTGGTCTGGATCCAGCTGCGGATGCGCGATCTGGCCCGCGCCGCCCGCGACAAAGGCACCGCCCTGCCGCGCGCCTATCATCGCCTGTTTAGGATCTGGTTCGCCTGCGGCGTGCCGGCCTTTGTCGCGGTGCTGACGATTGTCTGGCTGATGGTGACCAAGCCGGTGGTCTGA
- a CDS encoding cytochrome P460 family protein yields the protein MRALTLAAAAATALFTLPAAAQEACAVEGDHWDLDDAGVAALYDCMSERMIQGYTKEGDEIAAAYRSWTPTATRMAVAGPHGERFLNTFVNDIAAEQYLKFEDGDFEMPVGSILAKESVAVRKGTGRVGPLFFMTKVDDAPDYDNWFYSGVQPNGKPLKISQAFCHDCHVAFESQDSMGYPLEEVRLSN from the coding sequence ATGCGCGCCCTTACCCTTGCTGCCGCCGCGGCCACCGCCCTGTTTACCCTGCCTGCCGCCGCGCAGGAGGCCTGCGCCGTGGAAGGCGATCACTGGGATCTGGATGATGCCGGGGTTGCCGCGCTGTATGATTGCATGTCCGAGCGGATGATCCAGGGCTACACCAAAGAAGGTGACGAGATCGCCGCCGCCTATCGCAGCTGGACCCCCACGGCGACGCGCATGGCTGTGGCCGGCCCCCATGGCGAACGGTTCCTGAATACCTTCGTCAACGATATCGCCGCCGAGCAGTATCTGAAATTCGAAGACGGTGATTTCGAAATGCCCGTGGGTTCGATCCTGGCCAAGGAATCGGTCGCGGTGCGCAAGGGCACGGGCCGGGTCGGGCCGCTGTTCTTCATGACCAAGGTCGACGACGCACCGGATTATGACAACTGGTTCTATTCGGGGGTTCAGCCGAACGGCAAACCGCTGAAGATCAGCCAGGCATTCTGCCACGACTGCCACGTCGCTTTCGAATCGCAAGACAGCATGGGCTACCCCCTAGAAGAGGTCCGCCTGTCGAATTGA
- a CDS encoding aspartate aminotransferase family protein → MISPILPTYNRAPLSFVSGLGSWLVEADGRRFLDLGAGIAVNVLGHAHPKLTEALTAQAGQLWHTSNLYHIPQQEALAEKLVDATFADTCFFTNSGTEACELAVKMARKYWSEQGQPERNVILAFGGSFHGRSSAGIAAAGSEKMTKGFGPLLPGFRHLPFGDHEALAEAMKAPDVAAVILEPVQGEGGIIPVPDQCLKGLRDACDETGALMILDEVQCGMGRTGRLFAHEWAGISPDIMMVAKGIGGGFPLGALLATERAASGMTAGTHGSTYGGNPLACAVGNAVMDIVADDAFLAEVNRKAGLLRQGLEGLVASHPEIFELVRGSGLMLGLKCKVPAGDVVQAAYGQDTCIVPAANNTVRLLPALNIADDDIREAVARLDRAAASLAD, encoded by the coding sequence ATGATTTCGCCCATCCTGCCCACCTACAACCGCGCCCCCCTGAGCTTCGTCTCGGGCCTAGGCTCCTGGCTTGTGGAAGCGGACGGGCGACGTTTTCTCGACCTCGGGGCGGGGATCGCGGTCAATGTGCTGGGCCATGCCCATCCGAAACTGACCGAGGCGCTGACCGCGCAGGCGGGGCAGTTGTGGCATACGTCCAACCTCTACCACATTCCCCAACAGGAGGCGTTGGCAGAAAAGCTGGTCGACGCCACCTTTGCGGATACCTGTTTCTTCACCAACTCCGGCACCGAGGCCTGTGAACTTGCGGTCAAGATGGCCCGCAAATATTGGTCCGAACAGGGCCAGCCAGAGCGGAATGTCATCCTGGCCTTCGGCGGGTCGTTCCACGGCCGGTCCTCGGCGGGCATCGCCGCCGCCGGGTCCGAAAAGATGACCAAGGGCTTCGGCCCTCTCCTGCCCGGGTTCCGCCACCTGCCGTTTGGCGACCACGAGGCGCTGGCAGAGGCGATGAAGGCCCCCGACGTTGCCGCCGTCATCCTGGAACCGGTTCAGGGCGAAGGCGGTATCATCCCGGTGCCGGATCAATGCCTGAAGGGGCTGCGCGACGCCTGCGACGAGACCGGGGCCCTGATGATCCTGGACGAAGTGCAATGCGGCATGGGCCGGACCGGTCGCCTGTTCGCCCATGAATGGGCGGGGATCTCGCCGGACATCATGATGGTGGCCAAGGGGATCGGCGGCGGCTTTCCTCTGGGTGCCCTGCTGGCGACGGAACGGGCGGCCTCCGGCATGACCGCGGGCACGCATGGGTCCACCTATGGCGGCAACCCACTGGCCTGTGCGGTGGGCAACGCGGTCATGGATATCGTGGCCGACGATGCCTTCCTGGCCGAGGTGAACCGCAAGGCAGGCCTGCTGCGCCAGGGCCTGGAGGGTCTGGTCGCCTCGCACCCCGAGATCTTCGAACTGGTGCGCGGCTCCGGCCTGATGCTGGGCCTGAAATGCAAGGTTCCGGCGGGCGACGTGGTTCAGGCCGCCTATGGCCAGGACACCTGCATCGTGCCCGCCGCAAACAACACCGTACGCCTGCTGCCCGCGCTCAACATCGCCGACGACGACATCCGCGAGGCGGTCGCCCGTCTCGACCGTGCCGCCGCTTCGCTCGCCGACTGA
- the argF gene encoding ornithine carbamoyltransferase, with protein MTHFLDIHTTDPAQLRAILDSATAMKSARGDRPKGTPDDDLPLAGRVVALIFEKPSTRTRISFDVGTRQMGGTTLVLSGADMQLGHGETIADTARVLSRYVDLIMIRTFGEDILTEMADHATVPVINGLTDTSHPCQIMADVMTFEEHRGSIKGKRVAWMGDGNNVAQSFLHAAASFGFDFTFSGPHQLDPKPELVGLAREAGCDVRIERDPVRAVADADLVVTDTWVSMGDAESSRQRRHNLLRPYQVNELLMEQAPAEALVMHCLPAHRGEEITDAVLDGPQSVVFDEAENRLHAQKAIMRWCLGL; from the coding sequence ATGACCCATTTTCTCGACATTCACACAACCGACCCGGCGCAATTGCGCGCCATCCTCGACAGCGCCACGGCGATGAAATCCGCACGGGGCGACCGGCCGAAGGGCACCCCCGACGACGACCTACCGCTGGCGGGGCGCGTCGTGGCGCTGATCTTCGAAAAACCTTCGACCCGCACAAGGATCAGCTTTGACGTGGGCACCCGTCAGATGGGCGGCACCACGCTGGTTCTGTCCGGGGCCGACATGCAACTGGGCCATGGCGAAACCATCGCCGACACCGCCCGCGTCCTGTCGCGCTATGTCGACCTGATCATGATCCGCACCTTCGGCGAGGACATCCTGACCGAAATGGCCGACCACGCCACGGTGCCGGTGATCAACGGGCTGACGGATACGTCGCACCCCTGTCAGATCATGGCCGACGTCATGACGTTCGAGGAACATCGCGGCTCGATCAAGGGCAAGCGCGTGGCCTGGATGGGCGACGGCAACAATGTCGCGCAGAGCTTCCTGCACGCCGCCGCGTCCTTCGGGTTCGATTTCACCTTTTCGGGACCGCACCAGCTGGACCCGAAACCCGAACTCGTTGGCCTGGCGCGCGAGGCGGGATGCGACGTGCGGATCGAACGCGATCCGGTGCGCGCGGTGGCTGACGCCGATCTGGTCGTGACCGATACCTGGGTCAGCATGGGCGACGCCGAAAGCTCGCGCCAGCGCCGCCACAATCTGTTGCGGCCCTATCAGGTCAATGAACTGCTGATGGAACAGGCCCCGGCAGAGGCGCTGGTCATGCACTGCCTGCCCGCCCACCGGGGCGAAGAGATCACCGACGCCGTCCTCGACGGCCCGCAATCGGTGGTCTTCGACGAGGCGGAGAACCGGTTGCACGCGCAAAAGGCCATCATGCGCTGGTGCCTGGGCCTGTGA
- a CDS encoding GcrA family cell cycle regulator: protein MAWTDERVETLKRMWGEGASASQIAKELGGVTRNAVIGKVHRLGLSNRNQGKEDEPATAAAPEAPKAAPKPPKAEPPKAAAPEPKEEPAPEPPAVEEEEDDDDEPRTMAAVPHGTNVTPLRKPLMAGQPLPPQPSANEISPEALAKVNAVEKTAKKISLMELTERTCKWPIGDPATEKFWFCGLPVQAGKPYCEAHVSVAFQPMSSRRDRRR, encoded by the coding sequence ATGGCCTGGACCGACGAACGCGTCGAGACCCTCAAACGGATGTGGGGCGAAGGGGCCAGCGCGTCGCAGATCGCCAAGGAATTGGGCGGCGTCACCCGTAATGCGGTGATCGGCAAGGTGCATCGCCTTGGCCTGTCGAACCGCAACCAGGGCAAGGAAGACGAGCCCGCGACCGCCGCCGCGCCGGAAGCCCCGAAAGCGGCCCCCAAACCGCCCAAGGCAGAACCGCCCAAGGCCGCCGCACCCGAGCCCAAGGAAGAGCCCGCGCCCGAACCGCCCGCCGTCGAGGAGGAAGAGGACGACGACGATGAGCCGCGCACCATGGCGGCCGTGCCCCATGGCACCAACGTCACGCCTCTGCGCAAGCCATTGATGGCCGGTCAGCCGCTGCCCCCGCAGCCGTCTGCCAACGAGATTTCGCCCGAAGCGCTGGCCAAGGTGAACGCGGTCGAGAAGACCGCCAAGAAGATCTCGCTGATGGAGCTGACGGAGCGGACCTGCAAATGGCCGATCGGGGATCCGGCGACCGAGAAGTTCTGGTTCTGCGGATTGCCGGTTCAGGCGGGCAAACCCTATTGCGAGGCGCATGTGAGCGTGGCGTTCCAGCCAATGTCGTCGCGCCGCGACCGCCGCCGGTAA
- a CDS encoding ABC transporter permease encodes MASETMATQGVRRFGRVNWLGMRTLIEREVRRFATVWTQTLLAPLVTAGLFLLIFTIAVGARRGDVMGVSFLHFLAPGILMMTVIQNSFANVSSSIVISKVQGNIVDTLMPPLSATELVIGYLAGGILRGMLVSVAIAVTLFPFIGLGIHNPLMALVWVALGGAFLGSLGIVAGVFANKFDQMAAITNFIVTPLSFLSGTFYSLETMPPVLQAISHANPVFYLIDGLRHSVLGVSDSSPWLGFAVVTASTLAVGAVAWWMFRTGYRLKS; translated from the coding sequence ATGGCAAGCGAAACCATGGCGACACAGGGCGTGCGCCGTTTCGGCCGAGTCAACTGGCTGGGCATGCGCACCCTCATAGAGCGCGAGGTCCGCCGGTTCGCCACTGTCTGGACCCAGACCCTGCTGGCCCCTCTGGTCACCGCCGGGCTGTTCCTGCTGATTTTCACCATTGCGGTCGGTGCGCGGCGGGGCGACGTCATGGGCGTCAGCTTTCTGCATTTCCTGGCCCCCGGCATCCTGATGATGACGGTGATCCAGAATTCCTTTGCCAACGTGTCGTCGTCGATCGTCATTTCCAAGGTGCAGGGGAACATCGTCGACACGCTGATGCCGCCGCTTTCGGCAACAGAGCTGGTCATTGGCTACCTGGCTGGCGGGATCTTGCGGGGCATGCTGGTATCGGTGGCGATTGCGGTGACCCTGTTCCCGTTTATCGGTCTGGGCATCCACAACCCCCTGATGGCGTTGGTCTGGGTCGCATTGGGCGGCGCATTCCTGGGCAGCCTGGGCATCGTCGCGGGGGTCTTCGCCAACAAGTTCGACCAGATGGCGGCGATCACCAATTTCATCGTCACGCCGCTCAGCTTTCTGTCGGGCACGTTCTATTCGTTGGAAACCATGCCGCCGGTGTTGCAGGCAATCAGCCACGCAAACCCGGTGTTCTACCTGATCGACGGGCTGCGGCATTCGGTTCTGGGCGTCTCCGACAGCTCTCCCTGGTTGGGGTTCGCGGTGGTGACCGCCTCGACGCTGGCCGTCGGCGCGGTCGCCTGGTGGATGTTCCGCACGGGATACCGGCTCAAATCGTGA
- a CDS encoding serine hydrolase — MRRALAVLLSLAGGAQAQGTAGVAAIWVSGETAITVAGDTHAGGRPVTEADAWHIGSMTKAMTATLAGRLVARGVLDWDTPVESLLDAAPPWHGVTLAQLLTHRSGMAANPSRLVLLRRPDRATYVGQMLRSRPAAARGTFLYSNAGYTVAGAMLQAATGRTWEDLIAADVWGPLGMQGMGFGAPNGIWGHAPSPWPPGPKADNIPAMAPAGTVHAPPAAMLRFLAAHATRDPAFLPPEVWERLQAPMGDYAMGWSVQDGTLQHAGTNTAWLAQMAIRGDRAVFVAVNGYGTAAEAAVRSATQAAMTVAPPAMPKAPRP, encoded by the coding sequence GTGAGGCGCGCGCTTGCGGTTCTGCTGTCGCTGGCGGGCGGGGCACAGGCGCAGGGGACCGCAGGGGTTGCCGCGATCTGGGTCTCCGGTGAGACGGCGATAACCGTCGCGGGCGACACCCACGCAGGCGGGCGGCCCGTCACCGAGGCGGACGCCTGGCACATCGGGTCGATGACAAAGGCGATGACGGCGACCCTGGCCGGGCGCCTGGTGGCGCGGGGTGTGCTGGACTGGGACACGCCGGTCGAGTCCCTGCTGGACGCAGCCCCCCCTTGGCACGGTGTGACCCTGGCGCAGCTGTTGACCCACCGCTCTGGCATGGCCGCGAACCCATCGCGGCTGGTCCTGCTGCGGCGACCGGACCGGGCGACCTATGTGGGACAGATGCTGCGCAGCCGACCCGCGGCGGCGCGGGGCACGTTCCTCTATTCCAACGCGGGCTATACCGTCGCCGGTGCCATGCTGCAGGCCGCAACGGGGCGCACCTGGGAAGACCTGATCGCCGCAGATGTCTGGGGCCCTCTTGGCATGCAGGGCATGGGCTTTGGCGCGCCGAACGGCATCTGGGGCCACGCGCCCTCCCCTTGGCCACCGGGACCCAAAGCCGACAACATTCCCGCGATGGCCCCGGCGGGCACAGTCCATGCGCCGCCTGCCGCCATGCTGCGATTCCTCGCCGCCCATGCGACCCGCGATCCCGCCTTTCTGCCGCCCGAGGTGTGGGAAAGGTTGCAGGCACCCATGGGGGACTATGCCATGGGATGGTCGGTTCAGGACGGGACGCTGCAGCACGCCGGCACGAACACGGCGTGGCTGGCGCAGATGGCAATCCGGGGGGACCGGGCGGTCTTTGTGGCGGTCAATGGCTATGGGACGGCGGCGGAAGCGGCGGTACGGTCGGCAACACAGGCGGCGATGACCGTCGCCCCTCCCGCCATGCCAAAAGCGCCGCGCCCGTGA